CGGATGTTTGCCTGATCGGTGACACCCAGTCCGGGATACCAGAGACCAAAGCGCGCAAAAGGCTGGGGGTGCAGGTCGGTGAGCAAGGCCCCCGCATCCGTCTGCAGAGCGACCGACCGCTCCCCGGCGCGGCCCGGCGCGCCAAGTGTGTGGAGCCCCTTCAAGATCGCATCGGCGTTGTCGGGCCCGCCAGCGATGAACAGGCTGTGGAGCCGGCTCCAATCGTCAGGATGGACCGTGGAGCGCGATTGCAGAATGGGATCGGGACTGGCATCACCCGGCAACAGGGCAAGAGGGATTTTGTGGTTGGCGCACAGCGCCGTCAGTTCATCAACGCCATACTGGAAGTAGGCCGCGCCGCCGATCAGACGCAGTACTACCAGGCGTGCATGGGCCACTGTCTGCTCAAGCCACAGATCGACGGAAAGGTTGTTGGAGAGGCGCAGCGTATTGGCGAGACGCAGATCGTCTTCGCCAGCGCGATCGGCAGCCCCTGCCAGCATGGACAATTCGCTATCGGCCGAGCTGGCAAATACCAGCGCACCGGGGCGCTGATTGAGATCAATCGCCTCGCCCTCTTGCTGAATGGCGCCGGCCTGGGCCGATAGCAGATGCATGAAGCGCTAGGCCTTCTTGAGGAACTCGGTGCGCAAGACCAGGCCCTTGACCTTTTCGGCATTGCATTCGATTTCGGCAGTATCGTCGGTCAGACGAATATTCTTGACCAGAGTGCCACGCTTCAGGGTCACCGAGGTACCCTTGACCTTGAGGTCCTTGATCAGGGTGACGGCGTCGCCGTCATTGAGTTGGGTACCGTTACTGTCCTTGGTGGGCTCACTCATGCTGCTGCTTTCTCAAGGCTGGAGGTGATGGCGGCGCGGTCGAGCGGGCTTTCACCGATCACAACAAGGGCGGTATCGCGCGTTTCGCCGTCTTTCCAAGGGCGGTCGAAATAGGCCGTGATGCGGGGGCCTACGGCCTGAATGGCCAGACGGGCGGCTGCCCCGGGCACTGCGGCAAAGCCCTTGAGGCGCAATACATCATGAGTGCGAATAGTGCTCTCGATTATGGCCAGCAATTCGTCCTTGCCGACAATGGCAGGCAGGCGGATCGAGAAGCTGTCGAAATCATCATGCTCATGCGGCTCGCCATCATGCTCAAGCTCATGATGGCTGGGGCGGTTGGCGATGTCGTCTTCGGAGCCCATGCCCAGGCCGAGCAATGCAGTGATATCGACATGGCCGTTCTGTGCGCGCAGCACGCCGACACCGGGGCGCAGTTCGGCTCTGATATTGGCTTCAACCTTGTCGAGCATGGCGGCGTCGAGCAAGTCCGCCTTGTTGATTACCACCAGATCGGCCACCGAGAGCTGGTCTTCAAACAGCTCGCCCAGCGGGGTCTCGTGGTCGAGCATTTCATCCTGACGACGCTGCGCATCGACCGCTGCCTCATCAGAGGCAAAGCGTCCCTCGGCCAGAGCCGACGCGTCGGCGACGGTAACGATGCCATCAATGGTCACCTGTGCCTTGATCTCGGGCCAGTTGAAGGCGCGGATCAGTGGCTGGGGCAGCGCCAGTCCTGAGGTTTCTATGATGATATGATCAAACTTATCAGGGCGAGCCAACAGCGCCTGCATGGTGGGAATGAATTCGTCGGCCACGGTGCAGCAGATGCAGCCATTGGAGAGTTCGACCATGTCCTCTTCGCGGCAGGTCTCATCGCCACATCCGGCCAGAATGTCCTTGTCGACGCCAAGATCACCAAACTCATTGATGATCAGGGCAATGCGCTTGCCCTTGGGGGCATGAGCGAGCAAATGGCGTACCAACGTTGTCTTGCCTGCGCCCAGGAAGCCGGTGATGACGGTAGTAGGGATCTTGCTCATGAATGGGCTCCGGCGGACTGACGCGTGAAATGGTCGTGCAGGCGGCCAAAGACGAGGCCCAGCACGACCCAGAAGACGGCGGCGTTAAAAAGCGATGCGCTCACAAAACTGGCGGCCAGACCGGCGGGCACGGCAGTGCCCGCTTCGGGTGGCTGTGGGGCACCGACTACGTGAGGCAGAGCGACTAGGGCGATGGCAGCGGCCAAGACCCATGGCGCCTGAACTTTGGCAGCCAGGACAAAGGCGCCACCCGTGCAGAGAGCGGCGAGCCCCCACCAGAGCTGACGGGCGACCGTGTCAGCCACAGGCATACCCGGCAGACCGGGCGGCAGACCAAATGCCGGTGCCAGCGAGAAGGCGGCGAACCCGCCCAGACCCCAGAGCAGACCAGTTGCCCAGCTGATGGGTAGATTGAAGAGCAATGATACGGCGCCGATGATCAGGGCAAACCCGGCGGCCATCAGCAGATTGGCGAGGATGGTATAGCCAGTGCGCTCAATACCATCCTGTGGCGCCCATTGGGCCGGGTCATGGCTGTGTGGCACGGCGGCTTCGCCGTCGGCGTGTTCGTGGGCGTGCTCGGCGGGTGCGGTACCCTCATAGCTTTCCGCAGCAACGATGAGCGGGGTGACACGAAGATATTGAATGGCAGATGTGATCAGGCCAGCACAAAGCGCTGCGAGAACCGCAGCAAAAAACAGATTGCGAAACATGTGAGTTCTCTCGTTATTCCGGCCTTAGTGGCAGGGAAAGCCCATGGCGTGGCGGGTGTCGTGCGCGCCATTGTGCAGGCGATAATCGCCAGCAAAGCCGGTACCGACCAGAAGGGTCAGACCGAGCATCAGTGCAAGGGCACCAGCGATCAGACGCTGGGAGATCGAGAGAGACTGGAGACCAGTCGCGGTATTTGCAGTGGTATTGGTATTCATGGCAGCACCCTCCGTGCGCGGAATCGTGAAGGCCGTTTGGCCCGGTTCGTGTGCCGGCAGGTCTCCTGGCTCGCGGTGGAGATAGCTCTCTCGCCTTCCCGGCTCGCGCCAGTGGCATAGTGAGAGAGTGCACCGCTTACAGTTGCGGGGGCAGCCACGGTTTTGCGCCCTGATGGGTACGTCGCACCGTGTTCCCTTTTGATCCCTCCGGCACAACGGCCTTTGGGAACCAACACCAGACTGGTTTGCCACCAAATGGCGCAAACCGCAATGTCTGGCAGGCCGTTGCTCGGAAAACAGTGGCCCGGTCAAGTCCACAACAGGCCCAGAGAGGGTGATTACAGACCGACGAACCCTACCGACTCGCTTTAGATCTGGCGCAAACAAGGAGATTGCGATGAAGCCGATCAAATTCAGCCGCGAGGAAACCAAGGCCATCGTTGGCGAAATACAGGACTATTTCCGCGAAGAGCTCGACGAAGATATTGGCGCGATTCCGGCCGAGATGCTGATGGGCTTTTTCGCCGACAAGATGGGGGCCTATTTTTACAATCGCGGCGTTTATGACGCCCAGGGGCTGATGCGCGAACGTATGGACAGCTTGACCGATGATCTGTTCGCCCTGGAGCAGCCCACCAAGCATTTGCGCTAGGCGGGCTGCTAAATCGTAGCCCTAGCCCAGGCAGTCAACAAGACTTGTAGCCAGCCCGCGCAACAGGTTCGGATAGAGATCAATTCCTGCTTCCAGCGCACCGCCCTCGGGATCAAGCGTGCCCGAACGGGCAGCGCTGCCCTCGGTAATTGCGTTGATAATGGTGGGTGCAAAATTGGGTTCGGCAAACACACAGGCTGCGCCCAGTTCGACCAGCCTGGTCTTGAGCTCGTCTATGCGCGCTGCGCCGGGCATGGTGTCGGGCGTCACGGTGATGGAGCCGGCAAGATTCAATCCGAAACGCGCCTCGAAATACTGATAGGCGTCGTGAAAGACAATAAAGGGCTTGTCCTTGACCGGAGCGAGCATGGCATCGATCTCCGCCTCGAGCTCATCCAGACGCACCAATTGGGCTTCGGCATTGCTCTGGTAGGTGGATGCGTTGGCTGGATCGGCCTGGGCAAGTGATGTCGCGATTTGAGTGACCATCAGCTTGGCGTTTTCCGGATCGAGCCAGAAGTGCATGTCGCCTTCGCCGTGCTCGTCATCGGCGCTTTGTTCGCCTTTCATGGCATGATCTTCAGCGCCGTCATGATCATGGATTGCATCATGCGCATGTTGATCGTCGTGCTCGTGTGCTTCGAACGCACCTCCCTCTCTGACGGGCAACAAGACGATGCCCGGTGCCGCCGCCAGTTCCACAACGTCGGCACCAGTTGAGAGCGTTTCGAGGGCGTCGCCGAGAAACAGCTCCAAGCCATGTCCGGTCCAGAAGACCAGGTCAGCATTTTGCAGCGCATCGGCATCGGATGGCTTGAGGGCGTAGGTGTGTGGCGAGGCCGAACCGTCCACGATCAGATCCGGCTCGCCTACCCCCTCCATGACCGCAGCAACGAGAGAATGTACGGGCTTGATAGATGCCACGACGCCGGGCGCTGCCCAGGCAGTGGTTGTGAGGAGACCAGCCGTCAGCATGGCAAATGGAGCGAGCAGTTTCATCTGGGAGACCTCATCCTGGGCAATGTCGATATATGATATGTTATGTTATTACGTTTGCGGCGTTGTTATGCTATAACGTATTGAACGCCGTCAAGAGGCGATGGATGGAAGCTTTGGCGGAACAAGAAATCCTCATCACGCTGGCTGGTGCCGGCGTTGTGCGCGGTGGCCGAAAACTGGTGAGCGGGGTCGATCTGACCATTGCGCGCGGCGAGATCGTAACCCTGATCGGCCCAAACGGGTCTGGCAAATCGACCACCGCCAAACTGGCGACCGGGGTCCTCAAGCCCAGTGTGGGCACAGTGACGCGGCAACCGGGTCTGAAGATCGGCTACGTGCCGCAAAAACTCACGATCGACTGGACACTGCCGCTGACTGTAGAGCGCCTGATGACGCTGACAGGACATTTTTCTGCCAGCGCAATTGCTGCCGCACTGGACGCTGTCGGCGCGGCACATCTGCTCAAAGCGGCCGTGCAGGAGCTCTCGGGCGGCGAATTCCAGCGCGTGCTGTTTGCCCGCGCCATGATCCGAAAACCTGATTTGCTGGTGCTCGACGAGCCCGTACAGGGTGTCGACTTTTCCGGCGAAGTGGCACTGTACGATCTGGTTCGGCAGATCCGCGACACGACGCGCAGCGGCATTTTGATGATCAGCCACGACCTGCATGTGGTGATGGCCGAAACCGATACTGTGATCTGTCTGAACGGCCATGTCTGCTGTCGCGGCACGCCGACTGCGGTCAAGAACAGCCCGGAATATCTGCGGCTCTTTGGCGAACGCGCTGGTGGTGCGCTGGCGCTATATCAGCATCACCATGACCATGAACACCATGATGACGGCTGCGTTGTGCCCGAGGGACAAACGCATGATCACAGTCACGGCCATGAAGGGCACGACCATGTTCGCTGACTATTTTTCGCGGGCACTTATCGCGGGTATCGGTCTGGCCCTGGTCACGGGGCCGCTCGGGTGCTTTGTCGTCTGGCGACGCATGGCCTATTTCGGAGACACCATGGCCCATTCAGCACTGCTCGGTGTCGCGCTATCGTTCCTGCTCTCAATCAATCTGACGCTGGGTGTCTTCGCTGTCGCCGCCATGGTGGCGGGCGCGCTGATCGTGCTGCAGCGACAGGCGACGCTGTCGACCGATGCGCTGTTGGGCATATTGAGCCACTCCACGCTGGCTGTCGGCCTGGTGCTGGTCGGCTTTTTGACCACGGTGCGGATCGACCTGATGGGGTTCCTGTTCGGTGACATACTGGCCGTCTCGGTGCAGGACATCGTCATCATCTACGGGGGTGGCATTGCCATACTGGCTATTCTGATCCTGGCTTGGCGGCCACTGCTCGCCTCCACGGTCAGCCCGGAACTGGCAGAGGCCGAAGGCCTGCGACCTGAGGCCAGCCGGTTGGTGCTGATGATCCTGATGGCCAGCGTGATTGCCATTGCCATGAAGCTGGTAGGGGTGCTGCTGATCACGTCTCTGCTGATCATTCCGGCGGCGACGGCCCGCCGTTTGAGTTCGACGCCTGAGGCCATGGCGGCCGTTGCCGCAGTCCTGGGCGCCGTTGCCGTTGTCGGCGGCCTGTTTGGCTCGCGAACCTGGGACACCGCCTCAGGTCCATCCATTGTGGTGATGGCCCTGATTGTATTTTTGCTGTCGCTGACTGTTCCGGTTACGCGGCTGTTCGGCAGGAGGACGCCACATGGCACATAGTCACGCCGCCCCAGGTGATCTGACGCGCAATCAGGGACTGGTGCTGGGCACTTTGACAGGTTCATCGGGGCCGCTCAGCGCCTATGACATTCTCGACAAATTGCGGGCTGACGGTCTTCGCGCGCCGCTGCAGGTGTATCGGGCCCTAGACAAGCTGGTTGAACGCGGATTGGCGCACCGGCTGGAATCGCTGAATGCCTTTGTTGCTTGCGCGGACGAGCATTGCCATCGCAAGGGGCTGATTGCCTTCGCGATCTGCAGTGATTGCGGCAAGGTCAATGAGTTCGCCGACGCGGTAATCGAGGAACGGCTGGGCAACTGGGCCGGCGATCAGGGTTTCAAGGTCGAGCGAACGACAATGGAAATCCGGGGCAAGTGCGCGCAATGCGCGGTCGTAGCCTGACGCAGTTCGCTATACGCGTGTGTCGTGACGTGCAAGATGGATCGTGGACAGGCTGGGCGACTACGGGAGGACCTACCCTTGAATGCTGCAGAGCAAATCGATCAGTTGATTGCAGGCCTTGGGGATTGGCGTGGCGATACCCTCGCCAAGGTGCGCAAATGCTTCATCGGGGCCGATCCCGAAATTGTCGAAGAGTGGAAGTGGATGGGGAGCCCGGCATGGTCCCGCGATGGCCTAATTGCGGTGGGAGACGCCCACAAGGCCAAAGTAAAGGTGACCTTTGCCTACGGTGCGAGCCTGCCTGATCCGGATGGGGTGTTCAACGGCAAGGACAATGGCAAGACAAGGCGCTCGATAGAAATATTTGAAGGCGACACCGTCAATGCAGATGCACTGGAAACGCTGATACGCGCCGCCATCAGCTACAATCTCGACAATCTCAAGAAAAACGCCGGGAAGCGCGCGCGGAAAGATACCGACAAGGCATCCTGAGACGCCGCGCGCCTAGTTGAAGGTCAGGAAGTGCACAGCGGCGGCGCCATAGACCCGGCGATCATCGAGTGCGAAGGCGTCGGGAATGACGATCTCGGCCTCAGCGCTCTCTTCAAAAACCAACGTCGCGCCAGCGTTGAGCCAGCCCCCCCTGGCCAAGCCGTCCAATGCCTGCTCCCCCAGACCCTGCCCATAGGGAGGATCGAGGAATACAAGATCGAACTTGCCGAATGTCCCGGTCGGGCCAAGATTGATGGCATCGCGGCGCAGCAGCTTGGTGTTGCCACCGACGCCAAAGGCCTCGATATGATCGCGGATCAAACCGCGCGCTTCGGCGCCCATATCAACAAAGGTCGCATGAACGGCGCCACGCGACAGCGCCTCAAATCCCAGTGCGCCGGTACCGGCGAACAGGTCGAGCACGCGCAGCCCGTCAAACACCGGGCCAAGACGTGAGGCGAGGATGTTGAACATGGATTCGCGCACGCGATCGGCCGTCGGGCGAATGGAATCGTCCGACGGAGAAATTAGCTGCTTTCCCTTGAACCTGCCGGCAACGATGCGCACGGATCAGGCCTTGGGACGGCGTGGGCCGGACGGACGACCGGCACCACCACTGGGGCGTCCTGGACCACCCGACGGACGACCACCACCCGCGGGGCGACCCGCGCCACCTGTGGGACGTCCGGCACCCGGGCGCCCACCACTGGCAGGACGACCGCCGCCCGCAGGCTTGCCGGGACCACCAAAGGAACGACCACCGGGCTTTGGACCACGCTGAGGTGCTGCACCGTCGCGCTTGGGATGAGGCTTACCGTCGGAACGGGTCTTGGGCTTGCCATAGGTCTTGGACTCGGACCCCAGATCGTCACGGCCGGGACGCGGACCGCGCTGTGGGCGGGCTGGACGTTCTGGCCGATCGGCGAACACAGGACGATCACCCTCGGGGCGATAGCCGCGTGCAGGTTTGTCGGAGAAATTGCGGCCGGGGCGCTTTGCCTCGCCCTTGAACGCAGCGCCTTCACCGCGTTCGCTGTCGGGACGCAAACGGGGTTCAAAGCTGCGCGCCGGACGCTCGCCACCTGGGGCGTCGCCCCGACGTGGACCGCGCGGGGTACCCGTGAAGGCACGGTCACGCGGTGGGCGCTCACCGCCCTCAGGCCGGGTACGCGGCGCAAAGCTGCGGGCTGGACGCTCACCAAAATCGCGCGATGGACGCTCGCTACGCCCTGCACCCGGGCGGGCCGACGCAGGACGATCGCCATAGGGACGCTTGGGGCGGTCGCCGTCTTCACGACGTGGGCCGCGCGGCTTGTCGCCAAAGGCCTTCTTCTCAAAGGGTTTCTTGTCGCCATATGGCTTCTTGTCGCCATAGGGTTTCTTGTCCCCAAAGCTCTTCTTGTCGCCAAACGACTTCTTGTCACCGGGCTTGCCGCCCGCAGGACGTGGCGCCTTCTTGCCATAGCTGCTTGCGGGCTGATCATCGGGATCACGCCAGGCTGACTTCTTGCCCAAATTCTTCTGCACAAAATCCTCTGGCGCACGGCCATCTTCATCAAAGTGAATGCGGCGCGGCGGCGGCGCGTCTTCATCGCCAAAGGTCTCTTCCCGCTTGAGCATGGGCTTGCGACTGTCAAAACGACCGGGGCGATCCTGGCGCGGACGTTCAGCGCGGATTTCTTCCTCGGTCTTTTCAGCGCCATCCGTAAAGCGGAAGCGCTGACGGGCAATCTCGACGGTGTTGGTGCCGCGGCCCGTCAGGCGGTCGCGCGTGGGCTTGCCCTCTAGCGCATTGGCTTCAGGCATTTCGCTGTCGAAATCGACGTCAGCGGCATCGGCAAGCTTCTTGCCGAGCTGGTCGCGCAACATCTTCGCCTTGATGGTCTCGATACCGCCGACCGGAATATCGGCAAGCTGGAAGGGACCGTAGCTGACCCGGATCAGGCGATTCACCTCGAGGCCCAGTGCGCCCAGCACATTCTTGACCTCGCGGTTCTTGCCTTCGCGCAGCGCCAGTACAAGCCAGACATTGGAACCCTGCTCGCGTTCCAGGGTCGCTTCAATGGCGCCGTATTTGACGCCATCAATTTCGATGCCGTCCTTGAGCTTGTCCAAGGCAGCCTGGGTGACCGAACCATGGGCGCGCACGCGGTAGCGGCGCAGCCAGCCTGTCGCAGGCAGCTCCAGCACACGCTTGAGGCCGCCATCATTGGTGAGCAGCAGCAGGCCCTCGGTGTTGATATCCAGGCGACCTACAGTGACCACGCGCGGCAGGCCGTGCGTTTCAAGATGTTCAAAGATGGTCTCGCGGCCCTCTGGGTCCTTCTCTGTGACCACCAGACCAGCAGGCTTGTGGTAGAGCCAGACGCGAGTGCCCTGACGCGCCGCCAGCGGAGCGCCGTCGACCATGACCTTGTCACGATCGGTTACGTTGAAGGCGGGAGTCACTACCTTCTTGCCGTTGACCACAACGCGGCCTTCGGTGATCCACACCTCGGCGTCTCGACGCGAGCAAAGCCCGGAGCGGGCGATGACCTTGGCGAGACGATCGCCGGTATCAGGTTTGGCGGGGGTGGAGTCGTTCAGTTCGCGCATTTTTGCGGGCTTTCATGTCATGCGTGACCCATTGGGGCGGCGCAGAAAGGAGAAAGCGGCCGGATCATCCGGCCGCCTTGTCGTCGTAGAAACCGGACCGAAGCCTAGTTGGTAATTTCGGACTTCGAGAGACCAACGCCAGGACCGCCACCGATAGAAGGCGACGCGCTGTTTGACTGCATTTGCCGGCGGATGGCCTTACGCACCTCTTCAGGGCATTTCGGATCGTTGAGCGACACCAGATCGCCGCCGGGTGCCGAGCAGATCAGATCAGCGTCACCTACACGGGTAAAGTACTCATCAGGCGGCATGTAGAGCGGGCGCTTGGTGTTGACGCGCACATCGATATTGGCCGCACTCATGCGGGCCTGGAGGGCTCTGGCTTCGGCGTCCGTCAACGGGCGACCGGCCACCGAACGCAGATCAACCACACGCGCATTGCGCAGGCGCTGCAGATCAGCCTCAGTCAGATTGCTGGCGTCAATCTGGGCGGTATCGCTGTCGGTCGGCAATTGCGCAGATGCCGTTTGCGTTGTGGGAGTTGGCAGACTCTGACCCGACTGGGGAAGCACCAGCGGTGCGCGGGCCTGGGTCAGCTCTTCTTTGGGCTCTTCGCCGGGGATGAGGCCCAGGCCGCGTGCGGTCGAGCTCATCACTTCGCGTTCAAAGGTACCTGGGTCGGTCAGCGCATTGGTGCCTTCGACCGTGGTGCAGGCAGCCAGCCCCAGTGCCAATAACAGCGCGAGCGCAGCGGATCCAGCCCGGGAGGTGGCGCGAAGAGCAGCCTGCTGCCCCGTCATTGCAATACGCATGAAACGTCCTTCAAGATGTCGGCGGCGCTTATAGCGCATTCTGCGCACTAAGACCAGATTCTGGCGGCAACGTGTTCGCGCCCCTCAGGCCGCGGATTTACTGGGTCGACCAATGCCGATCAGGTCGGCAATCAGCAGGATCACGCCGAACGTTATCGCGACGTCGGCAATGTTGAAAATGTAGAATGACCACGTTCCCCAATGGAGGTGGAAAAAATCTGCCACCGCACCATAAAGCAGTCGATCAAGAGCATTGGAAAGCGCCCCACCGATACACAGTGCCAGCCCCATGCGGATCAGCGGCGTTTCGGCACGGACCCACCAGACGGACAAGGCGGCTATCGCCACCAGCATGATGGCACCCAACCCCCAGACCGGCATGCCGTCAAGCAGGCCGTAGGAGACACCGGTGTTCCAGACCAGCACGTAATCGAAGAAATCGGTGACTCGAACAATCTCGCCACCGCGCCAGCCGGTCATGGCAAAGGGAACGTAGCTGACAAGAACCTCAACGCACTTGGCGGCCCCAACCGAGATGCAATCGGCCGAGACCTGATAGGCCTTGTGTGCACGATCCAGGCCAA
The DNA window shown above is from Devosia litorisediminis and carries:
- a CDS encoding alkylphosphonate utilization protein, translating into MSEPTKDSNGTQLNDGDAVTLIKDLKVKGTSVTLKRGTLVKNIRLTDDTAEIECNAEKVKGLVLRTEFLKKA
- the cobW gene encoding cobalamin biosynthesis protein CobW: MSKIPTTVITGFLGAGKTTLVRHLLAHAPKGKRIALIINEFGDLGVDKDILAGCGDETCREEDMVELSNGCICCTVADEFIPTMQALLARPDKFDHIIIETSGLALPQPLIRAFNWPEIKAQVTIDGIVTVADASALAEGRFASDEAAVDAQRRQDEMLDHETPLGELFEDQLSVADLVVINKADLLDAAMLDKVEANIRAELRPGVGVLRAQNGHVDITALLGLGMGSEDDIANRPSHHELEHDGEPHEHDDFDSFSIRLPAIVGKDELLAIIESTIRTHDVLRLKGFAAVPGAAARLAIQAVGPRITAYFDRPWKDGETRDTALVVIGESPLDRAAITSSLEKAAA
- a CDS encoding CbtA family protein; this translates as MFRNLFFAAVLAALCAGLITSAIQYLRVTPLIVAAESYEGTAPAEHAHEHADGEAAVPHSHDPAQWAPQDGIERTGYTILANLLMAAGFALIIGAVSLLFNLPISWATGLLWGLGGFAAFSLAPAFGLPPGLPGMPVADTVARQLWWGLAALCTGGAFVLAAKVQAPWVLAAAIALVALPHVVGAPQPPEAGTAVPAGLAASFVSASLFNAAVFWVVLGLVFGRLHDHFTRQSAGAHS
- a CDS encoding CbtB domain-containing protein — encoded protein: MNTNTTANTATGLQSLSISQRLIAGALALMLGLTLLVGTGFAGDYRLHNGAHDTRHAMGFPCH
- a CDS encoding DUF2164 domain-containing protein; translation: MKPIKFSREETKAIVGEIQDYFREELDEDIGAIPAEMLMGFFADKMGAYFYNRGVYDAQGLMRERMDSLTDDLFALEQPTKHLR
- a CDS encoding zinc ABC transporter substrate-binding protein, producing MKLLAPFAMLTAGLLTTTAWAAPGVVASIKPVHSLVAAVMEGVGEPDLIVDGSASPHTYALKPSDADALQNADLVFWTGHGLELFLGDALETLSTGADVVELAAAPGIVLLPVREGGAFEAHEHDDQHAHDAIHDHDGAEDHAMKGEQSADDEHGEGDMHFWLDPENAKLMVTQIATSLAQADPANASTYQSNAEAQLVRLDELEAEIDAMLAPVKDKPFIVFHDAYQYFEARFGLNLAGSITVTPDTMPGAARIDELKTRLVELGAACVFAEPNFAPTIINAITEGSAARSGTLDPEGGALEAGIDLYPNLLRGLATSLVDCLG
- a CDS encoding ATP-binding cassette domain-containing protein, producing MEALAEQEILITLAGAGVVRGGRKLVSGVDLTIARGEIVTLIGPNGSGKSTTAKLATGVLKPSVGTVTRQPGLKIGYVPQKLTIDWTLPLTVERLMTLTGHFSASAIAAALDAVGAAHLLKAAVQELSGGEFQRVLFARAMIRKPDLLVLDEPVQGVDFSGEVALYDLVRQIRDTTRSGILMISHDLHVVMAETDTVICLNGHVCCRGTPTAVKNSPEYLRLFGERAGGALALYQHHHDHEHHDDGCVVPEGQTHDHSHGHEGHDHVR
- a CDS encoding metal ABC transporter permease — translated: MTMNTMMTAALCPRDKRMITVTAMKGTTMFADYFSRALIAGIGLALVTGPLGCFVVWRRMAYFGDTMAHSALLGVALSFLLSINLTLGVFAVAAMVAGALIVLQRQATLSTDALLGILSHSTLAVGLVLVGFLTTVRIDLMGFLFGDILAVSVQDIVIIYGGGIAILAILILAWRPLLASTVSPELAEAEGLRPEASRLVLMILMASVIAIAMKLVGVLLITSLLIIPAATARRLSSTPEAMAAVAAVLGAVAVVGGLFGSRTWDTASGPSIVVMALIVFLLSLTVPVTRLFGRRTPHGT
- a CDS encoding Fur family transcriptional regulator encodes the protein MAHSHAAPGDLTRNQGLVLGTLTGSSGPLSAYDILDKLRADGLRAPLQVYRALDKLVERGLAHRLESLNAFVACADEHCHRKGLIAFAICSDCGKVNEFADAVIEERLGNWAGDQGFKVERTTMEIRGKCAQCAVVA
- a CDS encoding DUF1801 domain-containing protein, giving the protein MDRGQAGRLREDLPLNAAEQIDQLIAGLGDWRGDTLAKVRKCFIGADPEIVEEWKWMGSPAWSRDGLIAVGDAHKAKVKVTFAYGASLPDPDGVFNGKDNGKTRRSIEIFEGDTVNADALETLIRAAISYNLDNLKKNAGKRARKDTDKAS
- the rsmD gene encoding 16S rRNA (guanine(966)-N(2))-methyltransferase RsmD, which produces MRIVAGRFKGKQLISPSDDSIRPTADRVRESMFNILASRLGPVFDGLRVLDLFAGTGALGFEALSRGAVHATFVDMGAEARGLIRDHIEAFGVGGNTKLLRRDAINLGPTGTFGKFDLVFLDPPYGQGLGEQALDGLARGGWLNAGATLVFEESAEAEIVIPDAFALDDRRVYGAAAVHFLTFN
- a CDS encoding pseudouridine synthase — encoded protein: MRELNDSTPAKPDTGDRLAKVIARSGLCSRRDAEVWITEGRVVVNGKKVVTPAFNVTDRDKVMVDGAPLAARQGTRVWLYHKPAGLVVTEKDPEGRETIFEHLETHGLPRVVTVGRLDINTEGLLLLTNDGGLKRVLELPATGWLRRYRVRAHGSVTQAALDKLKDGIEIDGVKYGAIEATLEREQGSNVWLVLALREGKNREVKNVLGALGLEVNRLIRVSYGPFQLADIPVGGIETIKAKMLRDQLGKKLADAADVDFDSEMPEANALEGKPTRDRLTGRGTNTVEIARQRFRFTDGAEKTEEEIRAERPRQDRPGRFDSRKPMLKREETFGDEDAPPPRRIHFDEDGRAPEDFVQKNLGKKSAWRDPDDQPASSYGKKAPRPAGGKPGDKKSFGDKKSFGDKKPYGDKKPYGDKKPFEKKAFGDKPRGPRREDGDRPKRPYGDRPASARPGAGRSERPSRDFGERPARSFAPRTRPEGGERPPRDRAFTGTPRGPRRGDAPGGERPARSFEPRLRPDSERGEGAAFKGEAKRPGRNFSDKPARGYRPEGDRPVFADRPERPARPQRGPRPGRDDLGSESKTYGKPKTRSDGKPHPKRDGAAPQRGPKPGGRSFGGPGKPAGGGRPASGGRPGAGRPTGGAGRPAGGGRPSGGPGRPSGGAGRPSGPRRPKA
- the lspA gene encoding signal peptidase II; the protein is MDRRSLTDPSVYFSLTMAILAFGLDRAHKAYQVSADCISVGAAKCVEVLVSYVPFAMTGWRGGEIVRVTDFFDYVLVWNTGVSYGLLDGMPVWGLGAIMLVAIAALSVWWVRAETPLIRMGLALCIGGALSNALDRLLYGAVADFFHLHWGTWSFYIFNIADVAITFGVILLIADLIGIGRPSKSAA